A segment of the Solanum lycopersicum chromosome 9, SLM_r2.1 genome:
ttttagcgatAATTAACATTCTTTATATATGCTGtttctaaagcctttgacacTTAGCAAATATCGATAAaatttttagcattttttattaatattaatatttaataccactaaaaattatttttattatagtatccTAACTCCTATCATAACAAAGtgtcatttttttccttttcaaaataGGTGGTGTATCGCATAATAAGATAAATAGTTGAGACTACATTATTAAATACTAGTGGAgtttgtattttaatatataattgatgatatttCAGATCGAAcacaaatattaaatgaaactaGCTTACTGAAATTTTTTAGATAGGTTTTGaccattatttcttatttttacttttcatcAAATTACTTGGCTTACTCTACTATTTTTTCCGATACAAAGTAATAAGATCAAAATGATATGATATTTCGCGAAAATTAACAATTGTAAGTTAAGACTATGATAAATCaatcgataaaaaaaatataatgtataaatatactttttaactTGACTTCAACTGACATCTATGCACTTTAATTTAGGATGTGCACAAATAGGCGgtcaaattattattaaacaGCAAATACAAAATCTAGAATCACTAATTCTAAAAAAGTGAATATGTCATTAAATAGTGTAACAACTCCAATATTACTACAAAAAcattcaaatattataatcacTAAACTCGAAGTTACAAcgaaaaatgaaactaaaagaGAACAATTGTAGAAGATAACTAGAAGCTAAGAGAGATGACAAGCATAAACTCAAAGAAAGGGATGAGAGGACTAGACATTTTTCTCAACAAGCATAAATCGCTCTTTCTCATCTGTCATACTTTTACTTAGATATTAATTGGACCTGAATCCCAAATCAGCCTTTACAAGTAGACACTCAAACTTTTATTAATCAGAAAATGCAAAATCTAGAATCACTTAtgcaaaaaaaagtaaatatgcCATTAAATAGTGTAACAACCTCCAATATCACTACAAAAACATTCAAACATCATAATTACTAAACTTGAAGTTACAACGAAAAATGGAACTAACAAAGAGAACTATTGTAGAAGATAACTATAAGAGAGATGATAATCATATACTCAAATAGAGGGATAAGAGGACTAGACATTTTTCTAAACAATCCGCATAAAACACACTTTTTCATCCATCGtccttttatttaattgttaattGGGCCTGGATCCCAAACCTTTTCAATGAAAGACCTTCTAATTTTATTGCTTCTTCTTGACTCAATAACTAGTTATGTGACATCCGTATAAATACCTACATTGGGCCAATGCTAGTTCATAACAAATAGAGTGCTTATTAGTAgcaatttttattagtttattaattgTAATAATAGAAATCCTCATTGGTGAGAAGCACAAGTAAGTAGGGCAATATTTCAATTCGTTTCTTTCGCATACaaatacataattgaattcGTTCTAGATTCACAATTCTATCCCAATACATAATTCGAAACTTTATAagatgaatacaaatatatttaattttgagtaGAAGCAGAAGCCGCAGCAGCGCAACCTTGGAAAAAAGCAAGCAACTCATCATTTCTCGGAGGTAGATATTCCTTGACTTGACTGcaattcatatattcatctCTCCAAGCACAAAAATTTGGATATTTTTCACTTGTTACTAGTTCAACTCCAGAGGCTTCTTGAAAAATTCCTAGCCAATATCCCACCAAATTAGCAGCAATATCAGCAAATCCAAATTTGTCACCCACAAAAAACTTCTTATCCTTCAACTCATTATCAAGAACTTTCAACATCTCACAAGCTTCCTCTTTACCTTTCTCTCGTTCCTCTCCTTTACGTATGAAAGTACTTACCACCGCTCCCACCTACAAAGTACAGTTACTACGTCTCAATTTCAAGCAAGTCagtattgattatttatatatatatatattcttcaatatattcatatttcacTCCCTTAATTAACATTTAGAGTCACCCACTCTAACTTTGAGACTAAATGGGCTATACTAAAAACCTAGCAACATCACTTGTGCCATATTACAACTTTGGTTATAATTGTTTCGTAGTCTACTATGTTAAAGGATATTCTAGTGGtgacaaaaaattaaagtacTAAAAGAGGGAGTATagttggaaaaaaatatattctttttatagtttatttgcCTTTACATGGGACCAAACGTTGTGCAAATCTTGAGAAGGCAAATgcttattaaattaattcatgtttGTTAAAATGCATTATTATATGACATATACGTAAGCACTTAGCTAACTCTATTTTGAGACACAAAACCCAAGGATTTAAATAGTACtctttaacatattaaaaatgatTCACAAACACTCTCAATTGGATCGATCATATTTTCATGagctaattaatttttcattaaccTCCTACATAGATCTTGTTTTTCACTATCTATGTCATATAATGACATCGAAAATTAGAGTAGTCTCAAAAGGGTTTACAAAATTATGGAGATAGCAATGTATAACATGAAGGTGAATTTACCTTATCATCAAGGAACTTAGCCCAAAAACGAGCTAAAGCACGATCGTAAGGATCTTTAGGCAAGATGTAAGGGCCTTCAAATGTCTCATCTATGTACTCGAGAATGATCATAGACTCACAAATGGACTTGCCATTGTGAATTAGCACTGGAATTTTCTTGTGAATTGGATTTGATTGAAGAAGTAAAGGGCTCTTATTTTGTAGATCTTCttctattatttcatatttgacTCCCTTAATCTTTAGAGCCCATTCAACTCTATGACTAAAAAAGCTATACCATAGACCAAGCAACTTAACATCTGCCATCTCTCAACTTTGGTTTACTATGTTTTTGCTTTACTAATTGAGGTAATGTTATGTGTTTGTGATCTCCCTTGAGGTCTAGTCTTCttttatagagaaaaaacaTGGAAGTTCCTTAGCAAATACATTAATGTTTCCTGTTTTACTATATAGTTTCGTAATTTAATAATGCTTTCAGTTTAGGCgatgacttaaaataaaattgattggtACTCGACAAGTGggtgtttttatattttttagtttagttaaaaATAAGTGGTGTTTCACGAAATAAGATAAAGAGTTGAGAGAGTATACACTATGGAACATCATATACTAATTGAAGTGTGTTTTGATAAATAGTTAGTGATATTTCAGATAAAAATTTACgtaaaataatttagatataaatacataaaatatgacACTTAAGATATGTTTTGAACCATTATCTCCAGTACTTTATATtgatagtaaataaaaaatttaatcccCAGAATAATAAGATTAACTTATATGTATGTCACTTCCtatttcatcaaataattaTGTGGCTTActtctattgttttttttttctcaatacaATTGAAGAAATCGAAATAACATGAGGAAGCTAATAACGTAATCCACGTGGATGATAAATCAaacgataaaaaaattattaaaaaaatttatgatataaattCGATCAATCGGTCAACTTTATATACTGTGGTTTGTGACTAGTTGGCTATGCTATCTAATTTAACAAGTACTAATAGTTTTATTAGGAAGAAAATGCAGAATCTAGAGTCATTAATTCTGAATTACAggtacaaattatttttattgatagtaaaaaatatacccataaaaggaaaaattatcaAACTAGTCACaatttctaacttaattagtaaaagtaactatactttttaaataattattgaaaatgtcaaaatgtcaatattttagaaaataatttgtattcaaatttatttctcaaaacagTCCAACTTTGAATCAATTTCTACCTCCATTACCCATTTACGTTTTTGTTTTAAtaccattaaatttatttttcatctttcacttttcacttttttttctctttcatcaaCTTTCAGTTTTCACCATTCCtatcttcactttttttttctttcatcaaaaTTCACCATTATTCTCTTCATTGTTGAAGAACTAATTATTCAAGTTCGTATAAGTTGTTCAGATCTATCAATTAATCAAGAAATCTCTCAATtgataaaagtatttttgaattatcatttattttcccagattttattttcaaaattacacattatgttgaatttttggATATGTATTGAGGATTTTtcgtcattttttaaaaaaaaatttatgtgagTTTGTTAATTtactcatcaaatatttatgtatttcaaattttaatatttaaaataatttttgtcgatctttttttatgatatgtttttataattcaaatttagtaGAATCCACATTAGCACTTTTTAGGTATTTAGTTGTTTCGCAAAAGTATTTGAAAGTATTTTGAATGTTCTGTAGTTTGTAGTCAAATTTATGTTTACAAAGTGATAATCTAAATACAAACctgtattttgattattaaaaaattgtgaatgaatacgaaatcaaaaataaactaattggtataaacatataatgagcaaaataaaataaaaactatttgaCTGATGCAATTAGGATgaattacatatataatgaacacataaataaattgtattttgcCTATATAAAGTTGAGAATGAATacgaaatcaaaatataaatacaaaactttaTGATATACATTAGGACGAATACGAAGtcaaatctaaatacaaattttatggtATACATTAGGacgaatacaaaattaaatctaAATACAAACTATTTggtatacaaaataatattgaaaataagcaaaataaaatacatatgtaAGATGGATGAATACATATATCATGAATACATGAGTATTGTATTTAGAATActgaaaaatttcttaaaatgagATACATAAACTTCATAACCTTAACATGATAGCcaaataacttcataaaatttcagacatttttaaagataaattatgatttcataaCGTCAAAATATGTCTTAGTAGAATAAACTgcttcaaaaaaattgaatgttgaatttttAGAACAATGGTGATAGGCGCGTTTTTTAGAACATggtgaaagaagaagaaagagatgaaagttggtgtattttgataaaattgtcaattagttctttatttttgaatttttttaactgataacaattttttctttttaatatttttctctcccCTTAATTTCTCCTTTctgtttttaataattatttcttttttgacattttcactaaatattaaaaatattgacaaTGAATCCTatcaaaatattgacattttgaaaaaatttccaTACCAAAAACCTAGCAACTTCACTTGTGCCATGTCACAACTTTGATTATTATTCTAATTTACTATGGTTCTGTCTTGCATTATGGtcttttataaaatgaaaaaatctatTGAGGTAGTGGTTGAGAATTCCTAAATTTCCTAtttttcaattcaagaaaatcttaatatatatttcatctgCCTTTACTTGGGATCAAACGTTAATTGCGTAATACTCTTAAACAAATGCTTATTAAGTTAATTCATGTTTGTTCAAGATATTTAATGGCATCTACGTAACCACTTAGCTAACAATTTACCAAATTCTTTAGTCATGTATTTACTTAGTTCTTATTCTCTTTTAGTTTCCGTAATATTATTAACAATATCAATGAATTGTTACGGTGGAGcagtaaatattatttttaatttttttggttcaaGCTCCCTTAGCTTGAATACGAATTCACCTTTGATAGGAAGTGCTTATCTCAGCGTGAGACTTCTCTATACAAATCTTAATTCAGTCAGATTCTTTTTGTAAAGTTAACGAACATATATTTGTCCCCTTTCCTTTGTTACTTACAATGAATCAAGTTCAATAATTACACCGGATACTAATTCGTCTTTACTCTATTGTCCTAATCCTAATATCatgtttggattgatttaaaagttgattaaatttatttttaagtttcttttaacttttgagATTGTTGATAATTTAAACCTATCCTAAATAAGACTCgccctaatttttatttttcgacttaaaaatcatttcaatTTAACCAAATATAACGTATATATTTAAAAAgctactttttaaaaatcaatctcaataaatttcaagccaaaacaaataaaaataagctAAAAGTCATGAATTAAAGTTTTGAACTTATATAACTTTTTGGACTGCAATAAACAACCCCAagtggaaagaaagaaatatgaaaGCATTTAACCGTTACTTTTTGACTCATCATTCACTCAAAGATCACTATAACAAATTCGATTACCAGGGACAAATAATTTGACACTTAATCATTTTTaaatgtgtgtctctaaaaGTATACAAAGACGATTTAGTCTTTCGTCGCTAAAAGTAttatattaactacaaaaagaaaaatcgtCACCAAATGCTTAATCATTTGTGACAAATTTActtgttataaaaaatatattttttgtaattaatagTATGTTTTGTCACTAAAAAGGTTATTACTACCGACAAAATTATATCATCgctaattattttacttcaatcaGTGACGAAATCAATTGTATCTAAAGTTGTATATATTTTGTAgctgaaaaaaatttaatttcgtCACTAATGATATAAgctaaaatcattttatttttaatgtatatatgataaaattttacattataagcaaatgcatgaaatttaccacccacaattcattcaaatgtagattatattttaattaaactgtatattttttaaatatctttaaatatattctgtacaattttctcattttatttatttatttttgtaaattttaaatattatttagtacgataataaatttatttaaaatctacttttgattttatttaaaaaaaatgaataatcagTTCAAGTTGAACATCGATACCAATAACTATAgtacttcatcataatatatttgaaatcctcactatttcatttcttttatatgtgctttcattttttagtttatttcaattttcatactgatggaaaaaattaatagaGTCAGTTTGTAAGTTGATGTTATCTCGATATAGTTACTCTACATACGAGTGTGCAATTACTATTAAACATGTACATATTTATAGACAAAAGCATATAGATCGACTTAATCTATGTAGTTTActaataataaatcaatagaCATGCAAAAAAATTCGCACAAAGActtgacaaattatttttttatcgtgCTTATCAATAAAAGTGTgtcaaataaaaaactaaagtGTTAGACTAACAAATATCAGTGATCTATAAGTAGAACCGTGCCTACTCACAATATTTATAACCCGGATTGTATTTGcaaatgatgcattttataaTTGTGTAATTTAAGAAAACAGATGAGTTTGAACTTTTTCGTTTTTACAAAATCGACCAAATtcattgattttaatattttcacttgTCAGTTAACGAATGGACTATGTCTGCTTCTTATGAAGCACttgtattattcattttataagTTGTCATTTGTAATTATGAACAATTGTAgcaaaaaatattgtatttagcTATACATTTTTTTCGTagcaaataatttaattattcacTAAAAAATTTAAGTCTTCGATATTTAACACCTTACATAttttgtgacaatttttttgttgtcactaaatcatatattgattagagacaataaaatatttgtcacctattatttatattattagtgacgaaataaatatcataataaaatataaattttcatagctaaaatttataatatttaactacGAACTCTAATTTGTGGTTATTGTAAGTTTGtaacaacatatttttataGATGAAATCTT
Coding sequences within it:
- the LOC101268216 gene encoding probable glutathione S-transferase is translated as MADVKLLGLWYSFFSHRVEWALKIKGVKYEIIEEDLQNKSPLLLQSNPIHKKIPVLIHNGKSICESMIILEYIDETFEGPYILPKDPYDRALARFWAKFLDDKVGAVVSTFIRKGEEREKGKEEACEMLKVLDNELKDKKFFVGDKFGFADIAANLVGYWLGIFQEASGVELVTSEKYPNFCAWRDEYMNCSQVKEYLPPRNDELLAFFQGCAAAASASTQN